One Hippopotamus amphibius kiboko isolate mHipAmp2 chromosome 12, mHipAmp2.hap2, whole genome shotgun sequence genomic window, CATTTTCCAGCACCTGCGGGATGAAGCAGGCAACAGCTACTCCCCTGAAGAGTATGCGCTGCACCAGGCTGCTGATGGGGCCATCTTCCTGGTGCCCCGGGGCACCAAGATGGAGGCCACAGACTGAGCTGGCCAGAGGTGGGGGACTGGTGATGGAGGTTTCCTTCATTCTCTTCTGATAAAGGTACTCCCAACCTCTGAGGCCCAGAATGAGCTGGGTTCTGTAGACCAGGAAGGGACCCCAGTGGCAAATCTGGCATTTAGAAGGTCCAATGTGTGTTCAGTGAGGCTTGCCTGGAGGCGAGGATGTGAGGGGAGGGCTGGAATCTCTCTTCTGTGATTCAGTTTCCTAGGTCTCCAATCTCTTGTTTGAGCTTTGGTATATAAAGCACTCTACAGAAATAGCCTTCCGCTGTGTCTTCCTTCTTGAGGGCAGTTGATGAAGCGGAGTGCTCCTCAGAGCTCACTGCCTGTTGGTGGTGGGAGCGAGTTCTGCTGAGCTTGCTTCTTTCCCCTGAGGCTCTGTATGAGGATGGGACACCTGGTGCTTGGGCCTGAGCACGTGATCTACCACCTTCATCTCACAGCCAGGGGTCGTGGATGATTGGAGGAGCCCCACCTTCTGGGGTGGCCCCCTTTATAGAGCTGGGATTGCTTCCAGAGCTGGCTAGACCCTCTCTGAGAGGTCCCTGAGGGTTAGGCCTCTCCTTTTCAAACTTGGAGCACTGAAAAACCTGGAATGCTCACgggcctttttttctgttttcccctcCTCGTGCCTACTTCTAAGGGACTCGCTCAGCCTGGGTCCTGATGTGCCACAGGTCTCTTAGAAGACTGAGTGAGCTGTTCTTGATTGAAATGAGAGAACCTGATTGGATACCCAAGTTTCAGGGGATTTCACATCCAGGTCTGGGTAAAACCTGTTCCACAGTGGAGCACAGTATGCATTTTGGCAAAATCTTCCACCTCCCCGGGTATGTTAGACAGATGTTACCCAGTTCTTGTTTTGGtgccccccagccccatcctTGAAGATCTAGGGCCTTCTATTAGCGTAGCAGACAGAAATGCTCAGAGTGGAATCTTCATGCTTACAGATTCAGAAAAATGTGGTCTCTAGGGAAAGCTTCCTATTTGTAATAGAAAACAGCCCAACTTCTCAGCTTTCTCAAAAACTTGAAAACGTGGGATCAAGTGGTAATGAGATTGTCTAGTAATGAAATTAGTTCCATTTGATTAGTTTGCTTAAGGGATATCAGATATCATTTTAAGCAAACTCACAAGTTAATTCGGAGGCAAATTTAGACATTTATTCGACAAATATTTACTAGGCACCTAATAAGCTCTAGGTATTGTTCCAGGCATTGGAGATACAGTGAACAGGCGACACCTCTCATGGAGGTACACTGTAGTGGGGAAGACCCTCAGATACACATATTTATCAGTACCTAGGGCAAAAGATTAAAGGGTGGGTCACAAGAATTTGAATGTGGTAATTATCTTTCTTGAGATTATTTCCCCCATCTGAAAATTTATACAGGGAATTTACTTTTTAGCAAACTGGTAGCCTGAGTTATTCTATCCCTCCAAACCATGGTTGGGTGAAGACTCATTTAATAAATGGAGATTCTTACTTGTAATTTTGATTCAACAGCACCTGTTGGCCTTTACTACAATTTGATTTTCCTTTGCCAGGAAAGCTACAAAACAGACATGTTCAACAGGAGCAATAGTGAACAGCCTGCTTCTAAATGGGTCAAGATTTATTCCTGCAGTGAAAGTAAACCAGTTTCTGACTTCACTAAACCACACATGCTGATGGGACAAACAATAGTGATATATAGCGTTAGAATCACTTCCAACAAACCCAGTCCCTCACCACCTGAATTAACATGCAGCTTTGCCTAAAGCATTTATATCGCAGTATTCTTTAAATAGCTACAGTGACTACAGGGAAACATTGGTAAGGAATGAGGATAAAATTCTGGTTTGCCATTAACTCCTGTTATTTCCTGTCCTCAAACTTCATCTGCTAAAGAACATGCAATAGCAAGTTATTTACCATAAATATCAAagggagacaaagaaaacaagaaatgaaaccaagttaaatgtattttatttttaaaaagcccattcACAAAATCGAATGATTAATTCAAGCTGCACAGCAGCTAATGACTACTGCATAGCAGTAATAATGTAAATGAAGCACAGTGGCTCAGATAAAGGTCCTTGTAAGGATGGTcctgcaaaaagaagaaaaaagtatttacATAATCAGGTGAAAGATTCTACAATTACGTCCATTATCTTTACTGAGAATCCAATTGCTTTCACAGTGTCTATTAGACAAAAGGCCAAATTCTGAGATCTTTTTTTTGGTTCTGAGGCACAGCCTGCCATTTTACCTTGGGAATACTAAGCAACTGTTACTTCATGAAAACTTACCTTTTAGCCATGAGCTTGAACCGgagtttctgtgtttttttaagaGTTGATAAGCCTGTAGTAGCACACTCCTCCCTAGAAAAGTAAACAGCCTTTAGAACTAGCTTTCTTCAGAGACAAGGTCCATCTCAGGCTaaacctcccaccccccactaaTGGTCCACCCACCCTCCCGCCACCACTTTGGGGAAGATTCTAATGCATTACTTTGAGCCATTGTTTTAAGTAAATAGGTCAAAGGAAAGTaggaaatacagaaattaaaGGGTAAAAATATATCACAATAGAAGTAATTAAAGTGCTCACTTCCTTCAATTGGGAGCCACCAAAAGTAGGGTATCAATTTAAAGCAATTCATTTCCAGAAAAACCAAGTTCAGCTTAACTGGACTAGTTTTGGctcaatatattaaagaaaatataagagaaagctGGATTTTAGAGAGCTATATGGATGTAAGTAAAATCTGTTCTTACCTACCAGCATAGCAATAAAACCTTTTCTCCTGGTTCTGACTGCTAGTCCTAAGAGTCAGGTGTGCCTTACTCTTGTCTGCCTCCTTCCTTGCGATGGTCACTGAAACTTCACTCCCTCCTAGCTTTCATGGAGGTGCCGTGGCCTGCCCCTGGCTTATCTGTACTCCACATACCACAAGTGTCTACTCTCAGCTGTAGAGTGTCTGAGCTCGGAGCCATTCGCGCTATACTTGCTAGCAGTTCCTAGTAGCTGAACATCTCTCCTGGATCTTTAAAGGCATTGTCACGAATCCTGAGGTATCTGCAAACTCCCTCAATAGTTAAGGTTCCACCTGCCATTGCAAACTCAGCCAGTATCAAGCCCATGGAACTATTATCCCATGCTTTCCCACCCACCTCCAacacccacccacctcccacccaacCCCTCCCCAAACTTCCAAGTAACACACCCACGGGATGGAATACACAGTCCTAGTAATAAACAAATCTCTATGCTACTAGGTACAATGGCACTGAAATTGAGGGCACCAAAGGGAGGGCTCAAAGGAAGCTATATACAAATAACAATGATTGGATATTAAGTAAACTGTTATAAAGctttagaaatcattttctaTACAATCAACATTTTAGGATGGTTGTGTGCTCTTGTACCACGTTTAAAGGAAAACTGCAGTTAGCATGAATTTAAGTAGATAATTTGGTTCCTTAtcacattaatttttatcttcataCAGAGAACTACTAGTGTGGTCAATCCAGAAACCTACATTAAGACCCACCCCACCACAAAAACTGCAGTTTTCCTTTAATGTAAGCCTGTTTTTGTGTTAAGAGTAAAATTCTTACTGGTACTGGTCAGTTTAAAAAGGTCTCCCCAAAACTTCTATCTTGTGGATTTATGGGGTGGCATTAGCCAGCAGCTGGTTTCTATTCTCTGGCAGAGTTTTGAACTTGACTTGTGATAAAAAGCATTCAACATTATCAGGGGTAGCGGGTAGGGAAGGTCCAAAGCTCTGCCAGTCCCAAATCCATACAGTTGTCATTCCATTCAAGAGGGTATTAAATCGTTTATTGATTACACATGATAATGGATGATACACAAGCTTCATTCCCATCTGTAACTTTATCTGGTACCATAATTCAATTTAGATATATTGCATAGGATGTGCCAACAATCATAAtattaataaccaaaaaaattCCGTGACTTTGCTTGGGTGACCCTTTTAAAGGTGAACTCCAGGTCACAACACAGTAACTGTCAGTTCAACTACACCACGGTTTCTGAAGACAATAGCTTCTCCACCAAAGCAGGTTGTAAATCAATTTCAAATGGAACCTGGCATCACCCTGAAGGAATTCTAACTTCACACTGTTGGGGTAATTTACCAAAATGGCTTCAGAGTAGACTAACTTTACACAGCacgtttaaaaaaagacacatttattcagcgtcatgatcagactattacatttagcaatcaacagcatgggtgcaaaaaaaaaaaaaaaaaaaaaaaaatctacattaaaaccctttgttggaatgctttacactttccacaaaacagaaactaaaataacctgttatacaattagtcacaaatacagtcctcgagttttttttgcccatacacatgagtattgtctaaaacatgtcttctttgtagcagctaggccctgccaccactgtgcttggctgagttcacaaatctgttgtaacctgtagcttccctgtcacttctctggctctcctctcctgctaagctttgtttcctgTTGAACAATATGGAATAAAGTTGTTAATCTAAACATATTAAGACTCAAGGCTACAATCCAATAGCAAGTTGTTTCCCACAAATTTTGCTGATCTGAATATTAACTTAATATCCACAATTTTACTGTAATTATAATGTTAACTATGTTGCACTGCTCAGCTACATTAGGGTTACTGGGTTCATTATTAATTACaagaaaattaagtgaaaacaaaaaaaggtgtTCACTTACCTGGcagtaattaaaaccttctgccgctgccatagctactgctgctgctggaaccgCCATAGCCACCTAAGAACAAATTTGTCCCCTTAAGCATTAGAAGTACCAACAGTAACAGTAATGCTTTCATATTTGGGGCTTATATATATTGGTATTATATATGTAAGTTCAAATTCACAAGTTTGGGCTCACATGATTTTCCCAACTCAACTACAAGTTACCAGTCATTTAAAATCTCCTCAAGATCTAAAATTGTCAGTTTTTCACTTTCTACATCTGCACTGCCTAAAGATCTAACGTCTTCCTCAACGGTAACAGTTTAGCCCTCCAATACCGCATATATACCATACCTTGGTTTCGTGGTTTGGCAAAGTATTGGCCTCCACCGCCATAGGGGCCAGAGCTTCTGCCTCCAAAGTTCCCTCCTTTCAtgggtccaaaatttgaagattgattgttgtaattgccaaaatcattgtagcttccaccacctccaaaattgcTTCCTAAGGATGGAAAAGAGGGCCTTTATTTGTTACTCGGGGAAAATGGTATGATAAAACTCTAGTGTTCAGAGTGAAAAATGTTGCTTGATCTGCCTTGCTCCCAAACTATCTTTGTATTTCATCCTTTCTGGGCCAGGCATTCAGTTGAATAatccaataatttaaaaaaagtttacctGACTCACCATGGTATAGTCAACAGTCTGTTCTCTTGCCTTCAAGGCCTTTACCCATATGGGGCACAGCAAACACATGCTGGATACATCAACTAAGTGCCTAAGATCCCAATAGTTAAATCCTGCTGGAAGCTAACCTAATTCCAGTTGAAAACACCACTATCCACTTATCCATCTATTTGGGAGTGAGGCGGCCCCAGCTTAAAGCTAGGAGGAGGTAGCATTACAAGCCCATTAAAAAAGTACCATGCAGCGTAACACACAATGCTTTAAGAGCGTCAAGTTTCCATATAGATAAACTCTAAAAGGCTAATCTAGCTATTGCACCAAGTACTTGGATCACTGGATACCTACCACTACCACCGCCAAAgccgcctccgcctcctccgTTGTTATAGCTGTCATAGCTGCCACTCCCGCCATAGCCACTGCCCTGGTTTCCATAACCCTGTCCACCACTTCCAtagcctctgcttcctccagagTAACCAGGGCCGCCTCCTCCATAACCACCTACAAGGATACAATTCTTCTCAATAAGACAAAAGTATTCAACAATCAAATTCTGTGCAAGCATGGTGGCTAAAGGCCTGCTCACAACATCTCATAACATGCTATTATTAGGTCAGAGTTGAGCTTATCATGCACTAGAGTTTTAGTCTCTACTAGCCTATTCTAAAGGTTACCAAAACTTTCTACCTGTGGTTCCTTAGAAAACATACAAAACTTACCATCATTACCAAATCCATTAtagccatccccactgccaccatatccaccaccaccgcggctgccaccaaagccacctGGAAAAAAGTGGAATTCAAAAACCAGGTTTGAAGTATGTGGACTGCATACAAATTATCCCCTTCTAAGTCTAAATTTTATAAAGCATTAAATTAGTAAATTATTTCCATATGTAAGACTAACTACTGGTTAGTGAGAAGCCAGaacatttgaattaaaatttaatttcaaacaaGTCATCTGGGGGTAATTATAACTTACTATTAATATTAACTCTTATTAGTAAACTATAACCATACATACCTCGACCACTGAAGTTTCCTCCACGACCAAAgttgtcattcccaccaaaaccacctccaCGACCACCACCAAAGTTTCCAGAACCACTTCGACCTGAAGAAACAGGTTTAAGTGTTAGGCTATACAAGTTGGATTACTCAAAATTATGTTTAAGGGTTAAGTAAGTAACAAACACACCTCTCTGACTCGATGAagcactagccatctcttgcttagatAGGGCTTTCCTTACTTCACAGTTGTGGCCATTCACAGTATGGTACTTCTGAACTAAAAAATTTTGAAGATAAAGAGAACACCATTTCAGGGTTTAGATTACAGCAGGGATTTCAGAACCCTTGGCAAGTGCCAGCCACCTAATACTTACTGACAATCTTGTCTACGGAGTCATGGTCATCAAAGGTTACGAAAgcaaagcctctctttttgccactgcctcggtcagtcatgatttcaatcacttcaattttcccatactgttcaaaataatctcttaagtgatgttcctcagtgtcttctttaatgccaccgacaaaaatctttttcacagttaaGTGGGCACCAGGTCTTTGAGAATCCTAACACCAAAAACATTAAGTTAACTTTACTTGTATTTGCAAAACCCATCCCCAAGTTAAAAATGTTAAGTCTGTTACACCCCGAAATGCTAAGTCCCCCTAGTGGCACACTTCCAAATGACTAATGgtcggggggaaaaaaaaaaaatcactcacttCTCTTGAGACGGCCCTCTTTGGTTCCACAACTCTTCCATCCACCTTGTGTGGCCTTGCATTCATGGCCGCATCCACCTCCTCCACAGTGGCATAGGTGACAAACCCGAAGCCTCTGGAGCGCTTCGTGTTTGGATCCCTCATTACCTTAAATATTTAATAGGTGGTAAGTAAGATCGCAGAAACGACTACCTTTTCTACTTCGAGAAAGACAAGAGGAAACTTTATACCAACTCTTTACCTGAAAGCCTTCAATTTCCCACTAACCACCTAAAGTAAATCAGTTGGGCACTTTCAAATCAGTTAGAGCCACACCTTACTTACAACTGTAATCCCATTAGCTTTCAGACAGTAACTTACAGCAAGCTACGCCAAGGAAATCAACTAGTCCTACGACCCCTTTGTCTCCTTCAAGTCTTACCACACAGTCTGTGAGCGTTCCCCATTGCTCAAAATGGCTCCTCAGACTCTCATCGGTTGTTTCAAAGCTCAAACCTCCGATGAAGAGCTTCCGCAGCTGTTCGGGCTCTTTGGGAGACTAGGAGTAGGGGGAAAAAAGCGATTAAGGGGGGCTATAACGCAAAGCACCTTTCAGTTCCAAGAAGCAAAACGAAAGCTAGATGGCAACGTACGAAGCACTTATTGTTCCCTCGGGTCGCAGCAAGCCACGTGCTTCTCCCCATAGGGGGAGGCGGTACgttgggggctgggtgggctGAAAACGGCCGAGCGCATGCGTCCCTTACTCTCCCTTCGACGCAGGCGCAACAAAAGGACTGGGAGGAAGGACTACATCGCAAATATCGGACTataactgctctttaaaaaagtCGCCCACTGAGACAAGGTAAAAAACAGACTGAATGTGCTTAAAAGTTTTCCAAGGAAGACCGAGCCCGGCGTGATAGCGAACAGTAGCAGCACGACAGCCTCATGGCGAGGAGAACAAAATGGCGACCTCAACTTAGGGAGGGGTAGGCCCAGGCAGCGACCGAAGAACCGCTGAACGGGCTGCGGCAAGCAGCCAAACCAGGCCGCACCCTACTGAGCTCAAGAAAgcgagagaaagaaaatttagcGGGAGAGAGCGTCTTACTCACCTCTGACTTGGACATGACGGCAGTGGAGGGGGGAGACGTCAACGATGCTTACTCGGCGGTGTCCACGGGCAGAAAGGAGTAACCTATCCAGCGCATCTGCCAGCCTACCTTCGGCCTCGCTTTTTTATCCCGCCTCCTCGCTTTCGGCATTGGTAGACTCCGCCCCTGAGTAGCTCTGATTGGACATTTGAAACAGCTTCCCCCTACCATTGGTCTCTGGTACTGCATTGCTGTGTAACGTCATCCGTTTGGGCGTTCTACGCAGTCTCCACCCCTCGGGGTCTATTGGCTCCGGAGTAATATTATTCTTAACTAGTCTGATTGGCTAGTCAACCAGTCATTCATGTTTGAATGTACTTTGggtatttaaataactttttaatccTTTACGCCCCGAATTTTATATGAAGCTCATCTGGCAAACCACGATTAATACTATGTATCAGGAAAGTAGTTAGCATGTCacaattttggggggggggtcgggCAACGACTGCCTGCTGAGCGCATGTGTAGTAAAATGGCGAGTTTACGCAGGCGCATTAAGAAGTTCCGCTTGGCGCTTGGAACACGTGAAATGGCGGGCAGGAGACAGCCGCGAACCTCAAGCGCCTGCGTAGTGGCGGGAGCTGGGCCGCTTTTTGCGCAGGCGTAATGGGCGGGGAAAGGGTCCACTCCTAGGATTGGTCGCGCAGGCGCAGGGAAGGATCCGTTTTGGCGGGCGGTTGGCGTTGCGCagaaggcggcggcggcggtggcttGTGGTGCGGCCTTACCACAGAGGAACAGGGGAAACGTTAGCGTGAGTGATCGGTCTCTATCCCGGGTAAGTGGCGACAGTCTTGCCTACGCATACGAGGTCTTGAACCGACTCCAGCTGGCCCCATTATTGTGTGAAATGAATGGACCGCGGGGTGGGGGCTCGTGAAGGGGGGAGCGGTGGGTCCACCCAGCCAATGGAAGAACAGGGGCGGGATGTTTTATCCCCGTAGGTTCTGTGGAGCTTTGCAGCCGAAGAGTTTGACTGGCGAGTGTATAGGCCAATTGGGTCTGCCTTTAGCTGCCGACTGACCGGTCCTTGGGCCATTGGTATGTGGGAGGCGGGCTTTCTCCTCCTGAGCAGCCGCTCACAGAGCCAGTGAGCACGAAGCGCGCGGTAGGTTGGGCTCCTCCAAGAGGCAGCGGTTTGAACTCCAGTGGGGGATGCGGGACTTGGGCGGTTAGATGGATGGGCGCAATCTGGAGCCGGTAGGCGGACAGCCTGCGGAAAGCGCTCGGGCTGGCCGTCCAATCAGCGCTGCAGAAGAGGAGGTCTTAGATTCGGGGATACTTGGTTGGGGAGTCACTGCCTGCGGTGGCGTGTGTGGGTGGGTATTTTATCCACAAAGACTTGAACGAAGCCTTTGGGCCTCCAGGCCACACACTTCTCTGGTAGGGAAGCTGTAAGTTTGCTCCTGTATGCCTCGAGTTTGGCTTTTATTTCCCCACATCGGTACATCCCACCATCTAGCACTGTTTAAGTTTTGGGGGGGGAACAAGGGAGGTCTTTGGACTTTGAGAACTCGCTTCTTTAGGAAGACCGACTTGAAATGTTAGAACGAGTGGGATAAATCTCTTTGTATTGTTGTGGAAAGGTACCCAAGAAAAATCAACATAACAGTAGTAATGCATATTTCCGCGGACAAAGAGATTTGTATATCTATAGGAAAAGTTTTGGAAAGCTACATACCGAAGTGTGTTACCTCTAGGGATACAGTAGGATAGAGACTGGTCGGATCTCCAGCTTTTAAATCTTTGGAGGGATAATAATTTGTgattaaagttaaatttaaaagccaattgtttttgtgttttcagttATAAGCGAGTACTTCTCAACACCCCCTTACTCTTTACACCTCAAAAAAGTGCTATTTTTCCGTTAAAAGCTAAGGTGATCCTCggtttaaaatacaaatttttaaaaggtaacttTTTTTGAGTACTTACTACCTGCTATGCATTATGCTAAGCGCTTTGCAAGCATTGTCCGTATCCCCAGTGCCTTTATCTTAGGCTCCTCTCTGTGGAACTTTTCTCTCCATGTATGTCTCTTTACACCATTACAGATTTCCTAAGCTCTTTCTGCTGTTCCTTTAAGGATATCTGGATTTGGATAAAAAGGAAGTTGCTTGAGGAGGATGATACTTAGTGTATTGGAGACAGGAGGACTCATCCATCACCTGggttattttttgccttttgattttatttccttcaaaatattttatatgcagtcCATATCCTGTTGGTAATGCCCATTCTACTCAGTCCAATATATTTTAGTAAAACAAATTTTCATTACATGTTGACTGTATCAGAGTTTATactgctattatttatttattttttttgagcacCCAAGTTTATTATAGGGGATTACGCATGCAAGTAACAGAATCTGATATACTGCtattatttactgatttatttagtGTCGaggggaaaatgtttaaatactgTAATAGGTTCAAATACATATGAGGTACTGTTATAAGTAGAGACTGCTGACATTGTGCAAAAGGAAGATGATTTTAGCCGAGCTTATCGTGAACAGCAGCGAGATTTTCATGTTCTTTGGCACTTGCAGAAGGAAAACCTATTTCGTATTTATTTATAAGCTGTTCGTAGTTATGCTAATAATGCAGCTACTTAGTTTATAAGAACTAAAGTGATATAGATTAAGGATATCTGTCCCTAACTTATTTAGGTTTGAAAGGAACACAATCTTGAACTACTACAGGGTtcctcaacctcagcactattgacattttgaggCTGATAAATGCATCTCACCTCCCCTACACCCCCACTTGTGACAATCAAAATGTCACCAGatgtcctgggagggaggggtgcaAAGTCTCCACTTGAAAACCATTGATCTGAAATGACAGATGGTAGAGTCGATTATCTggtcaaaattttatttagaggGAGAAGATGGGTGAAGTGCTGAGGAAGTGTCCTTTGGTAAATGGGTCACTAAATCTTTATGATTCTctcttcagatatatatatggTGTGATCAGTGATTggataaaaggaaaatttcattAAGGTTTTTACCATTTCTTGCAATTTAAACATTGATTGCATCTTGCGTTTGTTTGTCTTCCTAAAATAATGGCAAATATGTTTTTGAAGAAGGTAGACTTTGCTTCAGATGCATCTTACATTCTCATCTGAGTTAAAGTTTCATTATGCAAATAAATATGCAGAGCACTctgacattttctcatttgtagtactctatttcattttcttaaaaacacagGTCGATTTCTGCTGAGCTGATTTTTCAGCTGTGTAGAGACCCATACTTTGGGGGAAAGAAATACTGACCTGAAGAATAGGTAACCAAATCATGCCACCCTAGATTACTCTCTGAGTAGATTCCGCTcatctccagccccagctccttgGGTCTATAAACAAATTAATCAGTGATCCcttatttgatgtttttaatggtatattttaatttgaagaatTTCAGAACTTGAACCTAGACTTTTTGGTTT contains:
- the HNRNPA1 gene encoding heterogeneous nuclear ribonucleoprotein A1 produces the protein MSKSESPKEPEQLRKLFIGGLSFETTDESLRSHFEQWGTLTDCVVMRDPNTKRSRGFGFVTYATVEEVDAAMNARPHKVDGRVVEPKRAVSREDSQRPGAHLTVKKIFVGGIKEDTEEHHLRDYFEQYGKIEVIEIMTDRGSGKKRGFAFVTFDDHDSVDKIVIQKYHTVNGHNCEVRKALSKQEMASASSSQRGRSGSGNFGGGRGGGFGGNDNFGRGGNFSGRGGFGGSRGGGGYGGSGDGYNGFGNDGGYGGGGPGYSGGSRGYGSGGQGYGNQGSGYGGSGSYDSYNNGGGGGGFGGGSGSNFGGGGSYNDFGNYNNQSSNFGPMKGGNFGGRSSGPYGGGGQYFAKPRNQGGYGGSSSSSSYGSGRRF